CCAGCTCCTcgtcccagaggtcacctccgtagagagccaGGACCTCGAtcacagtttccaaaggatttcctgaatcaacatctaaaaaggggcaacaatggggggtgagcttccacgaagcccaatgaggggtaacacacacaagcaatcatgacaatccaagaaaatgcaatagtataaatattcatgcccgaccacatcaatatgaatgcaattatatgaatacaatgacatgatccgtttattatcaagcaattctaagcaacaatttctaagtccaaagggggtataagtgctattgCATTGTAGGTGTTATCCCCAATCAAGAATGTACGTTATCAATCCCTGGagatactagctagttgcgagtcaggagtgTGTCAGTTCCgaaaccacatcgttacccgacaaacccctattaataactgtcacaccctgttcacaccgaatcgggccagtgaccgagttaacaccggttaacccaaacttgccaggatcatcagatactgtattccaccacaacatacacaactaatataaactcatcagatcagcggaagactaagttttacctgtgaataatcccataatacttgatacccgaattgtgatacaataattatatacatttggcccgaaggcatgataattacacaaaaagaataaaattcagatatcaagtacataaggaaatccaccaaaacaatcagagtacataactcggcatcaagggtcgtgcccagctcggcatcacattgaagagatcagctcggcctcagaagtggagctcagcacggcctcagaactgctgtcccgcagcatagctctcgcatgagcagtcagtgtcgtgctctaactcctcaggggtccaccagtcctcttcaggaaactcgactgtgggacccaccccatgctcctcagatgtatgatttgcaaaatcatctaaaaaggggcgtatacgtgggatgagctcactagctcagtaagtggtaagatggaccacacagcagtccacacatcacaacacatcatatgcactacatgccatgctatacattttaaatcacatccacctaagcaacattactaagtccttggttttagtgctactacaaccacagtgcgcgtatactccgggtacgagccgcgaactccatcccgcgatacgcccatagggctgtcggagaaggcctaccttgagtactcggaaaagtaaagacaatgccgtccatcggctctcaacagaaatataaatgactgaaaacaaaggtgctgactccagcaatttaaaagcagtacgattggccctcttgaatgtaccaccggggttgccggctgtcctacatgacccgccaggcgttatgtctaaccgccacagtgacccgacgaccgcgaccactgcttccccccaaatgataacccaaaaccttaacccctgttgggaagggtcgtaccacgggatggtgagaatcctaataccgcatgctcctatatgacaatagtacgattgcatagtgcctccgtgtcccattccacgggccaccaatgcattcgtttccaagccgactacggcgtctagtctatcaatgcatcatgcacaatgatgtccacattcaacatataaacatctcattcaattggcatttgaaaagtaaacatagcacatatgcacatcaatgtgtgggatgactagactacatagcatattcatgatggcatgactagactagatatatttaaatgaatgccaaacaatgccttgaaacaaggccaaacgtcctctccccacttgcttgtagcgtacaaggattcccgttcggtacgggtaagatccgatgcgaatcgggtaggatttggtgaacctaacataattgagcggggttagtacttcaccattttaggatcaaaattaatgaaatccaatgtcaaaatcgtgtttagaacgtcaaaagaaggtcacacgtccgatttgggtccaatcggacgtaaggatcaccctcggggccacacgggtgggtcagacaggtgggctgtctggcccaccggtcctacccaccggttgggaccggcgggtaggggcccaccggtatggtccaccggttgtacccactggtcttggcgggaaacaccctgtttcttcccaactttctccattctttggggattcaaatggggctttcccaacccattcttcacaccttcaaggtcctataggatggttctaacctagatctaggttagattcaagtgatggaaaaccatcttaccttctttgctcaaatcgacttcaaaccctccaaatcacttcaaactcacaatgctccttccaccttgtcaatacctcttcaaatccttcaagatcaacacatagatcatctattaaaccttagattcatcatttcaaaggggatttacaagatctcaagaaaccatactcgaatcaagggtttaaagcttgggtatggtgaatgttcacaaaacccaactttgcttacctctaactgtagatctagagttgaagatcactctcccggcatcggaatgggaagatcgagcttcggcgccgcagaaatccctcttttcttcctcttccttctcttccttctcttcctttcttcttccctttcttttctctctcctctttactcttctcaccaacgtacgggtgtcataaatgaaaaggaaataaacataatgctatatatataattcctaataagtgaatagtgcacatggatgggtcactcaggtgggtgggtgcacccacctgtcctacccacctgagggccaaacttaGGAtcttgacagggttcgggcctcggcgcgaaccccacccctggcatacgatgtagcatacgtatatacctttaaatacggatataatacctgctttatccatacatagccttatggtaggtgcacgtacacggcttgggcactcccgtttcttctggcactggctcggacttgtcgggccagccggtgttcaaggtcacccttgccatcatagcccataaggaacccgctctaactccctctggttcggttcctgcacggttaaatcggttcaaccgcgaaatcagatcgggtttaaaagtagggtacTACAATAACCCTCctataataccactacatcaaatccaacatcgcatgtagggtatacccatcactgaatcaaacatcgcgtgagggtctgtcacgaTGCTGGCATCTTTGCACCTCAGTTGTcgaaaatcgtccccaaccacggaccgttggacgagaggattagccaatacgtaaacccctattagcaagggatgcagcaccagggtggttatcctagcccaatgcattctaatatgccacaacacaattcaatcacactcacacactcacacacaccctgagTATGCAGTGCCGCctgcaccaaccattggccaccctgcacctcagtcacacacacacactcaccctaagCATACAGTGTCGctggcaccaaccattggccaccctgcaccccagtcacacacccacacatgcacactcaccctgagcatgcagtgccactgGCACCAaacgttggccaccctgcaccccagtcacacacataCACGCACACATgtgcaatcataatccacattctcatgccacatcaacactttacataaggaataatataataatatacaaaatgataaaattcatccatatataaattatgatgcaagcattccataaaaacacacaaaatcccctcacctcgtgttttagatggcggtagatagttgatgatTTCGTGTTGCGTGCTCCCGTCACTTCTCaattccactcctaggatacataatgtttttagattattcggttattcaaagaggagtgggacactaggactcgtgccccaataaaaggataaaaatttagctttaaaatggttcaccggtggatgattactggtggatggtcatccgccggtgagttcaccggtggataaaTCTGAAAGGAATGCatatcctgtaatattttcagcGGTCGATGCTTaccggtggatgatcatccgtcggtgagttcaccggtggacaaATCTGAAAGGAATGCACACCTTGCAATATTTTCACCAATGGATGGTCCCTGTCTTCACCTGCTGGTCGGTGACCATCAGTCGGTGAAGTTAAAATCGGGGTTTTCTTGCctagatcagccctattggccctgtggtccctgtgtatggtggtggaaatgcgtATTTTTCAGTGCGGTGTCATTTtccaactccattcctcccttctccttcttttgtatagtttacaaattgggttttgtgattttagggttggttttcatgtagggcatcctcacacacttcacttagcttagatttagtgaaattagtgagtggatcaacataggatttcaagatacacccaattttctcaatacacaagtctaggttaagctaaattggggaaaacttaggttgagctcatggaatggtcattaatggctcatgaaatcactctcacacaccatacataggtttaatttcattttccccagcttaggattaggttaggatgttaggtcatagaggatttgttcaaattcccaaatcctagggttttgggtaggggtttcatagggatttgtccttagacccaaggttgagtgaataaccttgccaatgtaggtctcttacgctaatttcctcctcccattatgtagtctttatggttgggtaggtaggatttggttgggtctccattacttctAATAAatagtgaaatgggaaggagagagagagagatttatgtgtgtgtgtgtgtgtggagagttgagcatatgggcttacctcaagaatggagccctagccttcctccttccttcctcccttgctctccttctccttcttcttcctcttctttctccctttccttgtttctaatttggtaggaaaagaaatgaatggtaagagccctatttatagccacttaagtcccactaagggctgtttggggaattaatgggtttttacccaataccgggttattccgCTATTCGACACTAACGGCCCACTTCGAGATGTcccgccacattaatcaactctctaatacattgttccatcaatgtggatgggtttggggtgcacTATCGTGAGGTCTCGGGTCCCATGGTGAGACAACTCAAAACTGGCCTGTGCACTCACCGTATGGTGTTtaccggtggatgctccatccgcCGGTGACCATCAACCGGTGAATGCTGAAccggtcactttgtatggagatctctcctcagtttgagtggggccttctccagggtttctagtgtgtatgaggttcaactgacctttcccttcgggtctggaatcccttccaattacttaagcatgggtagcaggtgcaagtgggccCGCCCTTCCTTCCTCAGCAAAAGACGGATGCAACCTTGTATTCACtagtactggtgtcctccggtgtagcacctgaacattaaaataggaagttttagggttcgggaATAACATAACCCATCTTAGATCATTAGATGGTCATTATTGGTTTTATTTATGTAGTGTATGCCATTTTTGTCATACGCCATTTTCCATTCGAACatattcaaataatttatggaaatcaaattttcaaatacGAGTCGTCCTAAATGGACATGAATGCGAATTGAATATAGATTTTCAACTATCCTTTTACATACTTGATGGGGAATGGGAGCTGTGAGTTTAGAGAGAGCGGTGTTGCAATTTCACTATCTATGTCAAGCAGCGAAGAACATGAAaagatgaaaatttgaaaagttAATCCTTACCCCATTAGGGTTATGTTGAAGCGTAGTATCTAAAATTACATatatgtccttttttttttttaattattatttgtaGGGCAAAAGATTGTTACCTGGTCATGTGTCCCTAACACTAGCacaagggccaatgggagcacgaGCAAGGGCAACAATATGAAAGTGATTTTTGTTTTCATGGGGTTGGGACAGTAATTTCATGCACCCTATGTTTGGTGTAGGGGCCATGCAATGAAGCAATTATTTGTTTCGTTTATTTGTTATGGTAAAAAAAGTTATGTGAGGAGTGTAGCTCCAATGCTTAGACATGAGGTGAAATGACCAACCCaccccatgaaatgaaaaatgacaccTTAATACTTTCTTTGTACTCTTACTAATCCCTGTGTATGTGTAAGAGCTACACCCCCACAAATAAACATTCCCCGTTTGTTATGGTCCATGAATTGAGAAAAAGTAATTTCCACCCAAAACACTTTTGATAAAagagttctttattttttggtaagagaagTGATAAAAGGAATTgaagtattataaaaatattattatttaattatagaTTTATAATCAAACTTAGACTGATTAAATTCCaattcaaattaaaatatcCTACCcaccaaaaaattgaaaatatatgaTTTGAAAATGAGTGATACGATCAATTACAGATTTTTCCCCTTCAGAAAAATTCCTgtaacacttaaaaaaaaagagaaaaaaaaaaataaaaatccttgtAACGTTCGTATCGTTGCGGCAAAAGACACGTTGGGtgatttctttccaatttcCTTTTCGAAATTACAAAAGAAGCGAAATCCCGACCCTTGGGactctgtttctctctcccgTAAATCTCCGACGGAGAAGAAACGGCACTTCGAGCCAGAGGCAGCCGTCGGACGACATCCCAAGCGGCATCGAACACTCAGTCCTTACTCCCTCTCTCTTGGTCTCTTGGTCTCACAGAGGTTGCATTCACTTTCACGATCGGATTCTCTGCGCTAAGCTTATGATTTCTTGATTTTAGGGTTTGCGTTTTCTTTCCAGGTAATCACTCGCatttcatttttgtttattcatttcatCCGTCTTTCTTAGCTTTTAATATTAGTATTCTTCCCAGATCTTAAAAGTCGTCCCGATCCAGCtcctaaaaatcaaatttttagaGATTCCGTGGAAATTATCTAATTATATTGATTAGATTAAGTTATGATCTGCCTTTAATTGTTGTCTGAAGTTGCCAGGAAATTTGTGAGATACAATGGCTATGATCGACGAGCCACTGTATCCGATTGCTATTTTGATAGACGAGTTGAAAAATGAAGATATTCAGCTTCGGTTGAACTCTATCCGTAGGCTTTCTACGATAGCTCGTGCTTTGGGTGAGGACAGGACGAGAAAGGAATTGATTCCTTTTCTAAGTGagaacaatgatgatgatgacgaagTACTCCTTGCGATGgctgaggagcttggggtgtTCATTCCTTATGTTGGTGGATTGGAATACGCCCATGTTTTGTTACCTCCATTGGAAACCCTTTGTACTGTTGAGGAAACCTGTGTGAGGGACAAAGCAGTGGAGTCGTTGTGTCGGATTGGAGCTCAGATGAAGGAGAGTGATCTGGTGGATTGGTTTATTCCTCTGGTGAAGGTAATATagttgcttctgcttcataacGTTTTCCTATCAagtgtttgtttgtttggtgGTATTTGAGTAAGAATAACAGAGAATGATTCCGTAATGATTATTTGGGTGGGGATTAGAATTCTTTTTGGTGTATATCTCACACAAGATTGCAAGAATTAATGGACACCTGAACCTTTTCCGTTATGATGATATTTACTACGTAGTGAATTATCCTAGATTGCATATGCTTCTCCTTTTTATGTCATGTAATTTTGATGGTACATGAAAACTCAATAAGTAGTTTAAGTATACTAGAGAAGCTTGGGTATTAAGTCATTTGAAAACATATTAATCATTTGTTTGAGGTTGTTATTGCTGCTTGAACTGGAACAATGGTGTCTTTTCCAGTCTTAAGCATCTGATTTCCTCATAGagaaaaagtagaaaaagaaaaaggttctCCCTATACCTTGATGTTTTTGCTATTGTTTCTGTTAATATGTTATAATTTCCTTCCTTTAGAGACTGGCATCTGGTGAGTGGTTTACAGCTCGGGTTTCTTCATGCGGACTGTTTCATATTGCTTACCCAAGTGCCCCAGAGATGTTAAAGACAGAACTACGGCAAATATACAGCCAATTATGTCAAGATGACATGCCAATGGTGAGGAGATCTGCTGCATCAAACCTGGGAAAGTTTGCTGCCACTGTTGAGCCAGCCCATCTGAAGGCTGATGTCATGTCGATATTTGAGGATCTGACTCAGGATGGTATGCAGAATTTAACTTTTGATAATCTCCTAATTCAAGTTGAATGCCAATAAGTACACTGTATGCTGATATCATACTTTTGCAGTTTCACTCATTTATATCTTTTAATTAAGGTTTTGGTTCCTTCACAAGTTACTTTAAATCATAATGATATGTTGCAGTGAGTGAACTGACATTTTTTGGATTTTGCTTAACGCTGATCAATGCATTGGGATCTTGATTCATCAGGCAGAAAGCATAGAAACAATAGAGTTTCTTGCCCATCGCATTACATGCTTTGTAATTATGTGAACTCTACTAAGGTGGCTTTGGTATGAATAGTTTATTTTATCTCCCCTACCATGTTTTTGTTGGTGGCAACAAAACCTTGTTAATAACAAAAAGATGTTTACATGTAAGCATGCAAGATGTGGAGGTGTGTATATACCATCCTATAAGATGATGAATTATGCATAAAGTTAGATCGAGGGCTCTAACAGGTGGGTAAGAAGCTCCAACACAGACATCATCGATAAGCCTAAGCCTGTAACAAGCGTTGAACATAGGCCGTGGGCAGGGAAGCGTTATTATCGATAGTTCTTCTTGCTTTTGTTCCTGATTGAACATAGCTTCTTGCCACATAGAAATGCCTTATGAGCCCTACAAGACAGAGTAATGGGAAATGCTAATGCGAACTCAAAGAATGGAGAGGGGATCGGACGTAATCTCTATCTGTGTGGCTCGAAATGTATAGGAGGTCGAGTGAAAgataactaattttttttttttctttttgtcatcATTGTGATAATTAACTTTCTTTTGGGTGTATTGATGTGTGAGATGGGCACTCAAAGTCTCAGTATAAGAAAAAATTGGAgttcttttttgattttttaggcATAACGAGAAGCCATTGGAAAGTAAGTGGAAATTTCTTTGCCTTTGCATGCCTagttaatttttgaaaatttgttgCTTGTCTATTCTAGTAAGCTATTATGTAACAATTCTGATTCATTTCAGATCAAGATTCTGTTCGACTTTTGGCTGTTGAGGGATGTGCAGCACTTGGAAAGTTGTTGGAACCTGAAGACTGTGTTTCTCACATCCTTCCTGTCATTGTAAATTTCTCTCAGGTATGCTTCTCATGTAtgccttttattctttttctggcttgCTGGGGCATAATAATTTGTCATTTCCTTTTTCCAAATTATGAAATATCTCATGGAATAAATGTAGTAATTTTGAGGAAGTTTCCTTACAAATTCCTTGGACTTGAACATTTACTGTGTTGGGTGTGTATTCTTTAAGGATTTCCTTGAGGTTGAGTTCAGTAAGGCCTTCCTTCAGTGATGGATTAGAGAAATATAGCTGATTCTGTTTCATACATGGTTAAAAATTTCGAATTTCAGGTGGGATTTTGACCCCCCACTGAAACTGAAATGTTTTGGCAAAATGATTGAAATCCCACTGAAATTTGGTCCATTCGGTTGCCGAAACCTGGAATAAAGCCTATTTAAgcatgattaaaaatgtttgaAGCATTAGACTgggaaaaaaaacccaacatGGTACTTTGGCTTCGAATCCTATGACATATGATAACCATGTCATCCTCTGCCTGAATAATCTCACAAAGTCTATCACAACAGTCTACATGTGGGAAATTTGGGGAAATTTAGCCAAATGATGCTTCATCCATCCAAATGTTGAAGTGATGCTCCACAGtttgtcaccaaatcttgaTTCTGCCAAAAAATTCGAGGGTTTTTAGCAGTTCTGGAGCTTCGAAGGCATGAGGGGACGAAAGCTTGAAATTTTGCTGAAATCTGGATTTCCTGTGTTTCACAGAGTTTCATTTCGACATGAAATATTTCAACAAAATTTCGACCTATCTTTTGAACCATATGTGGTGTGGGATGGCTTATCTTTTAGATATTACATTTATATTTACTCTGTGTCGTGGAATGACTTATCTTTTAGAAATTACATTTTATCTTTACTCATAGTCAAATTTAACGTAAGGCTGGCTTGCTAGGCACAGGTACCCAACCCCAATGAGGACCAAAAACAACTCCCAAATATCCCCTAGTGCTAGGACTGATAACAGTATAGTGACAATCCCAAAAACAGTTGCTAATTACCCCAAACAACAGCCGATCGACCAGGGTAAGTTAGGAACAACATCCTACAACTAATTGACCAATAAACCACCAATGTGCAGACAATAATAGGTACTTGAATAACAGTCACAAATCAGCCATAATAATCTGAGCCTAGACCCCAATAGCAATCTGAAACACAAACAGAATAATAATACCTGAAATCTGAGATTTTTAGGTCAATTgggagaaacccaaaaaaaaaaaaaaaaaaaaaacacgggGTTGAAACTCTGGTCGAAGGAGGCTAAGGGAAGCCTTAACAAACTCCAAAAATTACAATCTAAGTTGATGGCTGTAACCCTAAATCTGAGAATTCTTGAATTAGTTCAAGAAATTGGAGATTTCTTGTATTTCAGCATTCAGGCCTCAAAGGGACATGAAACGTTGGCCTCATGGAGGCGCCTGATAGACCCAAAAGATGGCCTATAGTGGGCCAAGGGTCTAGAAGATATGGGAACTCGATTGCTGTCCAGAAAATCCCAGAATAGGGCTGCCGTAGGTTGTACTTTTGAGTGTGGATCTCAATAGCTTCagaaggtgatgatgatgacctCACACTTTTGATCATGCATTGCAGACAGAGCTTATATCACTCAGGAagcaagggaaataaaaaagagagagaagggagatcGATAGGGAGAAGGGGGAGGGATAGGGTGGCTTTCTCAGCCTGGTATCTCACCAGTTAGGACTCTTTTAGTCACTCACCCTCTCAGAGGACTATCTTGCGAAAAGCAAAGTTCTAGTCATCTTCATAAATGATGGGGGTTATATAGGCAGCAATGCTTGCCTcaatagaaagaaataaaaatagaaacgtacaaaaaaggaaataaactgaaaaaggaaactatagCCTAGGGAAGGCCTCGCTACCGTTCGGGGGGCGTGGTCCCCTCCCTACTCCCTACCTGATTAACAGCCGCATCAATAATAGATCGAAAACTATGTCATAAATGATGATCGAAATCCCTAATGCCTTTCATCAAGCCGCATCAATAATAGATCAAAAACTATTTCATAAATGATGATCGAAATCCCTAACGCCTTTCATCAACTTTGCTGCTCTGTAAAGATTTATTCTCATGCAATGCATGGTCAAAAGTGTGAGGTCATTCAACTGTGAGAAGGGCAGGTGTTTCTGATATTGTGTGTTGGTTCTAGTAAACAGTGTGAAAGCTATGATGAATTGGCCTGGCTGAAACATTTTATTGTCACCTGTATTGTTGACTGGTGGTCACTGTTTTGACTCTTGCGCATGCACATGCACATGCCATTGTGAGTATTTGTTTGCATGATACTATGtgatcatgaaaattttaccaGTCATCATGTTTTTGTCCGGGATGGAAATGGTCTCTCATTTGAACAAACTCATATATCGGTAGAAATCGGGTTGTTTTTTGATCTCTTACGTGGGTTCCATTGTTTACTAAAATATTCTTCAGCATTGGATGTACGTAGTTGATTCAGCTATTAATTGGGAATTAATTATAACTGTTATTTTCTCCGTCTTCTGAGTTATATGGCTTTTGATGATTCATATCTCAGTTGTGTATTCTTTTTCCCTGAATAGGATAAGTCTTGGCGAGTTCGATACATGGTAGCTAATCAATTGTATGAACTTTGTGAAGCTGTGGGGCCTGAGCCTACAAGGTAACTTTGCCCTTGTTAAGGCATAAGGAAGAGTTATCATCATCTGTTGTAGCTGGTTTaattgtgctttttttttttctggtggttTTCTTCTGTAAGTTTACACTCATTCATGGATTGAAGGTTCCTGGTTTCTCACCTATATCTATTAGTGAAAACCTaaatttccattttcttctactttttcCTCAATGTTCATATGGTATCATGGTTTACTGTGGGTTTTATCAAAGCTTTATGTGATGCTGATTTTTGTATGTTTTAAGGTCGGACCTGGTTCCTGCGTATGTGCGGCTACTTCGAGATAATGAGGCTGAAGTACGTATTGCAGCTGCAGGAAAAGTAACCAAGTTCTGCCGAATATTGAATCCCCAGCTTGCAATTCAACACATCCTTCCTTGTGTGAAGGTGCACTTGCATTTTtacattttgtttttcttcatttggtGTTCAAAGTTTATCATTTTATACCGATGTAAATTTCTTATCTTCTGTCTCATCACTTCATAACATCGTTTGTAGGAACTGTCATCAGATTCTTCCCAACATGTTCGTTCTGCTTTGGCTTCAGTGATAATGGGAATGGCACCTGTTTTAGGAAAGGTAAGATATTATCCATGGTTACATGTTTTTACTCTCAACATAGTTAGGAATATGATGACTGTGTTCATTGcttaatatatataatttgagTCTGAAATTGAAATGTGGccaaaactcaaattttagACTTACCATGTCGCTACTCCTGGCAAAAATGGGTGGCCCACTTAGAAAACCTCTCTATGTGGGTCAGTATAGATTTACTTTTGCCTTTTCTAATTAGTCTTCTTGCTTGCAAGATCTTTTAAATCTATATTTAACTCCTGCTTGATGGCTAACGCAGGATGCAACAATTGAGCAACTTCTTCCGATTTTCCTATCCCTTCTAAAAGATGAATTCCCTGATGTCCGACTTAATATTATTAGCAAGCTTGACCAAGTGAATCAGGTTTGTCGTTCTTCGAACTCTTATATGATTCATGCTTTTAACTAATTTAGTTTATTAATGACAGATCAGaagtttcttttgattctctccTTTACAAAGAGAAATATACTATCCAGGGGGCAATAAACAGATCTTTAATCAAGGTCAGATTAAAACAGATTTTAGATAAGCATGCAAGAGCTCCAGAGTCcagagatttttatttttccttgagATGAATTTCTATATTAGCATTACTTTGGGGtgtgggggggaggggtgggaGAGATTCTATATAT
The nucleotide sequence above comes from Macadamia integrifolia cultivar HAES 741 unplaced genomic scaffold, SCU_Mint_v3 scaffold31, whole genome shotgun sequence. Encoded proteins:
- the LOC122067747 gene encoding serine/threonine-protein phosphatase 2A 65 kDa regulatory subunit A beta isoform-like gives rise to the protein MAMIDEPLYPIAILIDELKNEDIQLRLNSIRRLSTIARALGEDRTRKELIPFLSENNDDDDEVLLAMAEELGVFIPYVGGLEYAHVLLPPLETLCTVEETCVRDKAVESLCRIGAQMKESDLVDWFIPLVKRLASGEWFTARVSSCGLFHIAYPSAPEMLKTELRQIYSQLCQDDMPMVRRSAASNLGKFAATVEPAHLKADVMSIFEDLTQDDQDSVRLLAVEGCAALGKLLEPEDCVSHILPVIVNFSQDKSWRVRYMVANQLYELCEAVGPEPTRSDLVPAYVRLLRDNEAEVRIAAAGKVTKFCRILNPQLAIQHILPCVKELSSDSSQHVRSALASVIMGMAPVLGKDATIEQLLPIFLSLLKDEFPDVRLNIISKLDQVNQVIGIDLLSQSLLPAIVELAEDRHWRVRLAIIEYIPLLASQLGMGFFDDKLGALCMQWLEDKVYSIRDAAANNLKRLAEEFGPDWAMQHIIPQVLDMINNPHYLYRMTILHAISLLAPVLGAEIICSKLLPVVIYASKDRVPNIKFNIAKVLQSLIPIVDHSVVEQTIRPCLVELSEDPDVDVRFFASQALQASEQVMMSS